The following proteins are encoded in a genomic region of Rubrobacter xylanophilus DSM 9941:
- a CDS encoding NAD(P)/FAD-dependent oxidoreductase, giving the protein MPQTLAIVGAGPAGGSAAAALRREGFEGRVILIGAEPHPPYERPPLSKEYLRGETSFEQALLQPSGFYRENGIEAWFGVRATRVDAARREVELENGERLAYDGLLIATGARNRRPAIPGLGLGGVHQLRTVADCDRIRQEIAPGRRAVVVGMGFIGSEVAASLRQSGVEVTVVDRNEVPLRRALGREVGRVIEELHRDHGAELILEDAVAAFEGRERVERVTTRGGRRIGCDFVVVGLGAEPVTDLLAETGAKIQNGIVVDEHCRTSVEGVYAAGDVANHYHPTFGRHIRTEHWQNALRQGSVAARSMLGKKSAPYEEIPWFWSDQYGHNLQYAGLHTEWDELVVRGSMRERDFLAFYRKDGRVLAAVAIGRGRELRRSIPLIKARERVEAAKLRDPDVDLRALAGAAGSRR; this is encoded by the coding sequence ATGCCCCAAACGCTGGCGATCGTCGGAGCCGGACCGGCGGGGGGGAGCGCGGCTGCCGCCCTCCGCCGGGAGGGCTTCGAGGGACGGGTGATCCTGATCGGCGCCGAGCCGCACCCTCCTTACGAACGGCCCCCGCTATCCAAGGAGTACCTCCGGGGCGAGACCTCCTTCGAGCAGGCTCTGCTCCAGCCGTCCGGCTTTTACCGCGAGAACGGCATCGAGGCGTGGTTCGGGGTTCGGGCCACCAGAGTAGACGCCGCCCGAAGAGAGGTCGAACTCGAGAACGGGGAGCGCTTGGCTTATGACGGGCTCCTGATCGCAACTGGGGCGAGGAACCGACGCCCCGCAATTCCGGGCCTGGGTCTGGGAGGAGTACACCAGCTGCGCACGGTCGCCGACTGCGACCGCATCCGGCAGGAGATCGCGCCGGGCCGCAGGGCGGTGGTGGTGGGCATGGGCTTCATCGGTTCGGAGGTGGCGGCCTCCCTCCGGCAATCCGGTGTTGAGGTTACCGTCGTGGACCGCAACGAGGTGCCGCTGCGCCGGGCGTTGGGCAGGGAAGTCGGGCGGGTGATCGAGGAACTCCACCGCGACCACGGCGCAGAGCTGATCCTCGAGGACGCGGTGGCCGCCTTCGAGGGGAGGGAGCGCGTCGAAAGGGTAACGACCCGCGGCGGCCGCCGCATCGGGTGCGACTTCGTCGTGGTGGGTCTCGGAGCCGAGCCGGTCACCGACCTCCTCGCCGAGACCGGCGCAAAGATCCAGAACGGCATCGTGGTGGACGAACATTGCCGGACCAGCGTTGAAGGAGTCTACGCCGCGGGCGACGTGGCCAACCACTACCACCCGACCTTCGGACGGCACATCCGCACAGAGCACTGGCAGAACGCGCTGAGACAGGGTTCCGTCGCGGCCAGGAGCATGTTGGGCAAGAAGAGCGCTCCCTACGAGGAGATCCCCTGGTTCTGGTCCGATCAATACGGACACAACCTCCAGTACGCCGGGCTCCACACCGAATGGGACGAGCTCGTCGTGCGCGGCAGCATGCGGGAGCGAGACTTCCTGGCGTTCTACCGGAAGGACGGGCGGGTCCTGGCGGCTGTGGCCATCGGCCGGGGAAGAGAGCTGCGCCGCTCGATCCCGCTGATCAAAGCCCGAGAGAGGGTCGAGGCCGCAAAGCTCCGCGACCCCGACGTTGACCTGAGAGCGCTCGCAGGCGCAGCGGGCTCGCGCAGATAG
- a CDS encoding aconitate hydratase, whose amino-acid sequence MADNLVTKIFKEHMAGGSLEPGEEVALRIDQTLLQDATGTMACLQFERMGVDRVRVPFAVQYVDHNIIQLDHKNPDDHRFLQAFAARYGIHYSRPGNGICHYLHVERFARPGATLIGADSHTTSSGALGSIAIGAGGLDVALVMAGQPFQTPAPKVVGVELTGELSDWVTPKDVILELLRRRGVRGGLNRIFEFYGEGVATIDVTGRTTICNMIAELGATTGIFPSDERTREWLEAQQRPDDFVELAADEGASYDEHEHIALDELEPLIAKPHSPGNVVKVEEVAGTKAAQVCIGSSVNSGFDDLAVAAAVLRDQIVYPGLVMTVTPGSRQILDSIARTGVYSDLVLAGARMLEPVCGPCVGMGQAPPSDSVSVRTFNRNFPGRSGTMNDHVYLTTPTVAAATALKGVITDPRELGDYPELPKAPANPEVDDRQILDPAPPEEAEGIEIPRGPNIKPPPEAPELPESLECTVTIVVGDDISTGDLAPDGVEVMAYRSNIPEIARFTFRRFDPEYHEKAQRMAPGFIVGGHNYGQGSSREHAALAPLHLGIRAVLAKSFARIHRRNLISQGILPLRFRDEDDYERFEQGQRWELPEIRERLERGDEEVPLRSEGGEDVTLLAEFSPREREILLSGGVLRMLRRKGEGQPEGTERVSGEAER is encoded by the coding sequence ATGGCCGACAACCTGGTCACCAAGATCTTCAAGGAGCACATGGCCGGCGGCTCTCTGGAGCCGGGGGAGGAGGTGGCGCTGCGGATAGACCAGACCCTCCTGCAGGACGCCACGGGGACGATGGCCTGCCTGCAGTTCGAGCGCATGGGCGTGGACCGCGTGCGGGTCCCCTTCGCGGTGCAGTACGTGGACCACAACATCATCCAGCTCGACCACAAAAACCCCGACGACCACCGCTTCCTGCAGGCCTTCGCCGCCAGGTACGGCATACACTACTCCCGGCCCGGCAACGGCATCTGCCACTACCTGCACGTCGAGCGGTTCGCCAGGCCCGGCGCCACCCTCATCGGGGCCGACTCGCACACCACGAGCTCCGGCGCCCTCGGGTCCATCGCCATCGGGGCCGGCGGCCTCGACGTGGCGCTGGTGATGGCCGGGCAGCCCTTCCAGACGCCCGCGCCGAAGGTGGTCGGCGTCGAGCTCACCGGCGAGCTCTCCGACTGGGTGACGCCGAAGGACGTGATCCTGGAGCTGCTGCGGCGGCGCGGCGTGCGCGGGGGTCTGAACAGGATCTTCGAGTTCTACGGCGAGGGCGTTGCGACCATAGACGTGACGGGGCGGACCACGATCTGCAACATGATAGCCGAGCTCGGCGCCACGACCGGCATCTTCCCCTCCGACGAGCGCACCCGCGAGTGGCTGGAGGCCCAGCAGCGCCCGGACGACTTCGTGGAGCTCGCCGCCGACGAGGGCGCCTCCTACGACGAGCACGAGCACATCGCGCTCGACGAGCTCGAGCCGCTCATCGCCAAGCCGCACTCGCCCGGCAACGTGGTGAAGGTCGAGGAGGTGGCCGGCACGAAGGCGGCGCAGGTGTGCATCGGCAGCTCCGTCAACTCCGGCTTCGACGACCTCGCGGTGGCGGCCGCCGTCCTGCGCGACCAGATCGTCTACCCCGGACTGGTGATGACCGTGACCCCGGGGAGCCGCCAGATCCTCGACTCCATCGCCCGCACCGGCGTCTACTCCGACCTGGTGCTCGCCGGCGCGAGGATGCTCGAGCCGGTCTGCGGCCCGTGCGTGGGGATGGGGCAGGCCCCGCCCTCGGACTCCGTGAGCGTCAGGACCTTCAACCGCAACTTCCCCGGGCGCTCCGGGACGATGAACGACCACGTCTACCTCACCACCCCGACCGTCGCGGCGGCGACGGCGCTGAAAGGGGTCATCACCGACCCGCGCGAGCTCGGGGACTACCCGGAGCTCCCGAAGGCCCCGGCCAACCCGGAGGTGGACGACCGCCAGATCCTGGACCCCGCGCCGCCGGAGGAGGCGGAGGGGATCGAGATCCCGCGCGGCCCCAACATCAAGCCGCCGCCGGAGGCCCCGGAGCTGCCCGAGTCGCTGGAGTGCACGGTCACCATCGTCGTCGGGGACGACATCTCCACCGGCGACCTCGCCCCCGACGGGGTGGAGGTCATGGCCTACCGCTCGAACATACCCGAGATCGCCAGGTTCACCTTCCGGCGCTTCGACCCCGAGTACCACGAGAAGGCGCAGAGGATGGCGCCCGGGTTCATCGTCGGGGGGCACAACTACGGGCAGGGCTCCAGCCGCGAGCACGCCGCCCTGGCCCCGCTGCACCTCGGGATCCGGGCGGTTCTCGCCAAGAGCTTCGCGCGCATCCACCGGCGCAACCTGATCTCGCAGGGCATCCTCCCCCTGCGCTTCAGGGACGAGGACGACTACGAGAGGTTCGAGCAGGGGCAGAGGTGGGAGCTGCCGGAGATCCGGGAGCGCCTCGAGCGGGGCGACGAGGAGGTGCCGCTGCGCTCCGAGGGTGGGGAGGACGTCACGCTGCTCGCCGAGTTCTCGCCGCGCGAGCGCGAGATCCTGCTCTCCGGCGGCGTCCTGCGGATGCTGCGCCGGAAGGGCGAGGGCCAGCCGGAGGGCACCGAGCGGGTCTCGGGGGAGGCGGAGAGGTGA
- a CDS encoding ZIP family metal transporter, with the protein MGALAAAFWGLVGGSALVLGALGGLYLGVPRRALSLVMALGAGVLISSVAFELTAESYERGGFGAVAAGLLCGSLVFFAADLAVNRRGGRHRKSSSGRQVGGSAAAIAVGALMDGVPESAAIGISLLEGGGISAALVAAVFLSNVPEGLSSAAGMRRAGHSARYVLGLWGGVAAASALAALLGNLFLAGAPEGAVAAIQSFAGGAILTMLASTMMPEAYEEGGESVGLATAAGFLLAFVLSRAG; encoded by the coding sequence TTGGGGGCGCTCGCCGCCGCCTTCTGGGGGCTCGTCGGGGGGTCTGCCCTCGTCCTCGGGGCGCTGGGCGGCCTGTACCTCGGCGTTCCGCGGCGCGCCCTCTCGCTCGTCATGGCGCTCGGGGCGGGCGTCCTGATCTCCTCGGTCGCCTTCGAGCTTACGGCCGAGTCCTACGAGCGCGGGGGGTTCGGCGCGGTGGCGGCCGGGCTGCTCTGCGGCTCGCTGGTGTTCTTCGCCGCGGACCTCGCGGTCAACCGCCGGGGAGGCAGGCACCGCAAGAGCTCCAGCGGGAGGCAGGTCGGGGGCTCGGCCGCGGCCATCGCCGTCGGGGCGCTCATGGACGGCGTCCCGGAGTCGGCCGCCATCGGGATCAGCCTGCTCGAGGGCGGCGGCATCAGCGCCGCGCTGGTCGCTGCCGTCTTTCTCTCGAACGTCCCGGAGGGGCTCTCCTCGGCGGCGGGGATGCGGCGGGCGGGGCACTCCGCCCGCTACGTTCTGGGGCTGTGGGGCGGGGTCGCCGCGGCCTCGGCGCTCGCCGCGCTCCTCGGCAACCTCTTTCTGGCTGGGGCCCCGGAGGGGGCGGTGGCCGCCATCCAGTCCTTCGCCGGCGGGGCCATCCTCACCATGCTCGCCAGCACCATGATGCCCGAGGCGTACGAGGAGGGAGGGGAGAGCGTCGGCCTGGCCACCGCGGCGGGCTTTCTGCTGGCTTTCGTCCTCAGCCGCGCCGGTTAG
- a CDS encoding putative secreted protein, translating to MNTTGWVIVVVVAVVVVVVLLAALAAFRRRRQRRQERAREEFGPEYERAAEERGSGSAAERELRERREEVESRLRPLPDESRRRYREQWEEVERGFVDNPVASLQMADRLVSDVLGERNLPASEGEEAARSLGVIDPHAAEDYREARRLREAAGSSGGDSQTEELRQAIRRYRLVYERLLER from the coding sequence TTGAACACCACCGGGTGGGTGATCGTCGTCGTGGTGGCCGTCGTGGTCGTCGTGGTGCTGCTGGCCGCCCTTGCGGCCTTCAGGAGGCGCCGGCAGCGGCGGCAGGAGCGGGCCAGGGAGGAGTTCGGGCCCGAGTACGAGCGGGCCGCCGAGGAGCGGGGCTCCGGGAGCGCCGCGGAGCGGGAGCTCAGGGAGCGCCGGGAGGAGGTCGAGAGCCGGCTCCGGCCGCTCCCCGACGAGAGCCGCCGGCGCTACAGGGAGCAGTGGGAGGAGGTGGAGCGCGGCTTCGTGGACAACCCCGTGGCCTCCCTGCAGATGGCCGACAGGCTGGTCTCCGACGTTCTCGGGGAGCGCAACCTCCCGGCCAGCGAGGGGGAGGAGGCCGCCCGCAGCCTCGGTGTGATAGACCCCCACGCCGCCGAGGACTACAGGGAGGCCCGCAGGCTCCGCGAGGCCGCAGGGAGCTCCGGCGGCGACTCGCAGACCGAGGAGCTGCGGCAGGCCATCCGCAGGTACCGGCTGGTCTACGAGCGGCTGCTGGAGCGGTAG
- a CDS encoding DUF1059 domain-containing protein, with translation MRAIDCDCGEHLEAPDDAGLARRVREHAERNHPEMSLGEAEARRMVAERGYSTSGGENVDPRAPSGA, from the coding sequence ATGCGGGCGATCGACTGCGACTGCGGAGAGCACCTGGAGGCTCCGGACGACGCGGGGCTGGCCCGGCGCGTCCGGGAGCACGCTGAGCGGAACCACCCGGAGATGAGCCTCGGGGAGGCGGAGGCGCGGCGGATGGTGGCCGAGCGGGGCTACTCCACCTCCGGGGGCGAGAACGTGGACCCGCGGGCCCCTTCGGGGGCCTGA
- a CDS encoding thymidine kinase encodes MRAPETLFEVYGPRAGSLTVITGSMFSGKTEELIRRVRRALYARRSVQVFKHALDTRAEGTAIRSHNGLLHEAAAVASSEELQARVEPATDLVAIEEVQFFDGRIVEVCRNLADGGYDVIAAGLDMDFRGRPFGPVPALLAEADEVVKLRAICARCGREASRSQRLIDGRPAPATAPTIMVGAEESYEARCRHCHEVP; translated from the coding sequence ATGCGCGCTCCAGAGACCCTGTTCGAGGTGTACGGCCCGCGCGCGGGCTCGCTCACCGTCATAACCGGATCGATGTTCTCGGGCAAGACGGAGGAGCTGATCCGGCGCGTCCGCCGCGCCCTCTACGCCCGGCGCAGCGTGCAGGTCTTCAAGCACGCCCTCGACACCCGCGCGGAGGGGACGGCCATCCGCTCCCACAACGGCCTGCTGCACGAGGCCGCCGCGGTCGCCTCCAGCGAGGAGCTGCAGGCGCGGGTGGAGCCCGCCACGGACCTGGTCGCCATCGAGGAGGTGCAGTTCTTCGACGGCAGGATCGTCGAGGTCTGCCGGAACCTCGCCGACGGGGGGTACGACGTGATCGCCGCCGGGCTGGACATGGACTTCCGCGGCAGGCCCTTCGGGCCGGTTCCCGCCCTGCTCGCCGAGGCGGACGAGGTGGTGAAGCTGCGCGCCATCTGCGCCCGCTGCGGCCGGGAGGCCTCCCGCTCCCAGCGCCTGATAGACGGCCGGCCGGCCCCCGCCACCGCCCCGACGATCATGGTGGGGGCCGAGGAGAGCTACGAGGCCCGCTGCCGCCACTGCCACGAGGTGCCCTAG
- a CDS encoding TVP38/TMEM64 family protein, with translation MSKAGRTPPAMPPVKPDARLVWWARFGLFLALGALFGLLYLAVPAFRAEVGQVLGILGRGDIGGLRDYILSYGLLAPVISVFLMVVQALAAPLPSFVITFANGLAFGVFWGWLLSLFGHTLAAAVCFGIARYLGRGPVEVLVGKAGLQSADRWFANWGMYAVFVGRLIPGISFDVISFAAGLTRMRFKSFLVATALGVLPQTFLYSFLGRQAPQFVGLFLVTSGLVVAGFVAYALHQHRKRRRRPKRNLR, from the coding sequence GTGAGCAAGGCGGGACGCACGCCACCCGCGATGCCCCCGGTAAAGCCGGACGCCCGGCTGGTCTGGTGGGCGCGCTTCGGCCTGTTTCTGGCGCTGGGGGCCCTCTTCGGCCTGCTCTACCTGGCGGTCCCCGCCTTCAGGGCCGAGGTCGGGCAGGTGCTCGGCATCCTCGGCCGGGGGGACATCGGCGGCCTGCGCGACTACATCCTCTCCTACGGGCTGCTCGCGCCGGTGATCTCCGTCTTCCTCATGGTCGTCCAGGCGCTGGCCGCGCCGCTGCCCTCCTTCGTCATAACCTTCGCCAACGGGCTGGCCTTCGGGGTCTTCTGGGGCTGGCTGCTCTCCCTCTTCGGGCACACGCTGGCGGCCGCGGTGTGCTTCGGCATAGCCCGCTATCTGGGGCGGGGGCCGGTGGAGGTGCTGGTCGGCAAGGCGGGGCTCCAGTCCGCCGACCGCTGGTTCGCCAACTGGGGCATGTACGCCGTCTTCGTGGGGCGTCTGATCCCCGGGATCTCCTTCGACGTGATCTCCTTCGCCGCCGGGCTGACGAGGATGAGGTTCAAGAGCTTTCTCGTCGCCACCGCCCTCGGCGTCCTCCCCCAGACCTTCCTCTACTCCTTCCTGGGTCGCCAGGCGCCGCAGTTCGTGGGGCTGTTCCTCGTGACCTCGGGGCTCGTGGTCGCGGGCTTCGTCGCCTACGCCCTCCACCAGCACCGCAAGCGGCGCCGGAGGCCCAAGCGCAACCTGCGCTGA
- a CDS encoding HpcH/HpaI aldolase/citrate lyase family protein encodes MSGARSLLAVPGSSPRMAQKALASAADEVFLDLEDAVAPGEKAAARAQVVRALRELDWGGRRRLFRMNAPDTPYFHRDLVEVVGGAGGAVDAVLVPKVRRPEDLYAIDLLLSAVEAEAGLEPGGVGLEAQIESAGGLESAPGIARATPRLSALHFGPGDYAASVGMPQRSIGVADEWDEAYGADRFHYAMHRIVVAARAAGLRALDGPVADYRDEEGLRRSSLRARSLGFDGKWCIHPAQIEVVNRVFSPTEEEVGWAKKVVAAYERAEAAGSGAVAVDGQMVDAASIRMAQSTLERARRAGMA; translated from the coding sequence GTGAGCGGGGCTCGCTCGCTGCTCGCCGTCCCCGGCTCCAGCCCGCGGATGGCGCAGAAGGCGCTCGCCTCCGCCGCCGACGAGGTGTTTCTGGACCTCGAGGACGCCGTGGCCCCCGGCGAGAAGGCCGCCGCCCGCGCGCAGGTCGTCCGCGCGCTGCGGGAGCTGGACTGGGGCGGCCGGCGGCGCCTCTTCCGCATGAACGCCCCCGACACCCCGTACTTCCACCGGGACCTCGTGGAGGTCGTCGGGGGGGCGGGCGGGGCCGTGGACGCCGTGCTCGTCCCGAAGGTCCGGCGCCCGGAGGACCTGTACGCCATCGACCTCCTGCTCTCCGCCGTGGAGGCCGAGGCCGGGCTGGAGCCGGGCGGCGTCGGGCTCGAGGCGCAGATAGAGAGCGCCGGGGGGCTCGAGAGCGCCCCCGGCATAGCCCGCGCCACCCCCCGGCTCTCCGCCCTGCACTTCGGCCCCGGGGACTACGCCGCCAGCGTCGGGATGCCCCAGCGGAGCATCGGGGTCGCCGACGAGTGGGACGAGGCCTACGGGGCGGACCGCTTCCACTACGCCATGCACCGCATCGTCGTCGCCGCCAGGGCCGCCGGCCTGCGGGCGCTCGACGGCCCCGTCGCGGACTACCGGGACGAGGAGGGGCTGCGGCGCAGCTCCCTCAGGGCCCGCTCCTTGGGCTTCGACGGCAAGTGGTGCATCCACCCGGCGCAGATAGAGGTCGTAAACCGGGTCTTCTCCCCCACCGAGGAGGAGGTCGGGTGGGCGAAGAAGGTGGTCGCCGCCTACGAGAGGGCCGAGGCCGCCGGGTCCGGCGCGGTGGCGGTGGACGGCCAGATGGTGGACGCCGCCTCCATCCGCATGGCGCAGAGCACGCTGGAGCGGGCCCGGCGCGCGGGGATGGCCTGA
- a CDS encoding (Fe-S)-binding protein: MANAVGAGSPEDVGQGVGEAGPAGARATEGAGRPESGSAVFPAFDAHHPPDKELIDDCVHCGFCLPTCPTYVLFGEEMDSPRGRIYLMNKGLAEEPMNDQMVRHFDLCLGCMACVTACPSGVQYDKLIEATRAQVERRYERRPEDRAFREMIFRLFPYPERLRLLAGPLRLYQRLGVGGALRRAGLMRLLPERLRAMEALMPPLGPEERIPPLTAPSGERRARVGLLTGCVQRVFFSRVNAATARVLAAEGCEVVAPEGQGCCGALSTHAGREEEALRFARRTIDTFEREDLDYVIVNAAGCGSTMKEYGHLLRDDPEYAGRAERFSSRVRDISEFLAELGPRAERHPLPVAAAYHDACHLAHAQGVRAQPRRVLGQIPGLELREIREAEICCGSAGIYNMVEPGPAAELGERKAKNVLETGARLLITSNPGCTLQIQASLRRLGREMPVAHPAEVLDASLRGEPVERLVGDAP, translated from the coding sequence ATGGCCAACGCCGTCGGCGCCGGGAGCCCGGAGGACGTCGGGCAGGGGGTCGGCGAGGCCGGCCCGGCGGGGGCTAGGGCGACGGAGGGGGCCGGGAGGCCGGAGAGCGGCAGCGCGGTCTTCCCCGCCTTCGACGCCCACCACCCGCCCGACAAGGAGCTCATAGACGACTGCGTCCACTGCGGCTTCTGTCTGCCCACCTGCCCCACCTACGTGCTCTTCGGTGAGGAGATGGACTCCCCGCGCGGCAGGATCTACCTGATGAACAAGGGCCTCGCCGAGGAGCCCATGAACGACCAGATGGTCCGGCACTTCGACCTGTGTCTCGGTTGCATGGCCTGCGTGACGGCCTGCCCCTCCGGGGTGCAGTACGACAAGCTCATCGAGGCCACCCGGGCCCAGGTCGAGCGCCGCTACGAGCGGAGGCCCGAGGACCGGGCCTTCCGGGAGATGATCTTCCGGCTCTTCCCCTACCCGGAGCGCCTGCGGCTCCTGGCCGGGCCGCTAAGGCTCTACCAGCGGCTCGGGGTGGGCGGCGCGCTGCGCCGGGCGGGGCTCATGCGCCTGCTGCCCGAGCGGCTGCGGGCGATGGAGGCCCTGATGCCCCCGCTGGGGCCGGAGGAGCGGATCCCCCCGCTCACTGCCCCCTCCGGGGAGCGGCGGGCGCGGGTCGGGCTGCTCACCGGCTGCGTGCAGCGGGTGTTCTTCTCCAGGGTCAACGCCGCCACCGCGCGGGTGCTCGCCGCCGAGGGCTGCGAGGTCGTCGCCCCGGAGGGGCAGGGCTGCTGCGGCGCCCTCTCCACCCACGCCGGGCGCGAGGAGGAGGCCCTCCGCTTCGCCCGCAGGACCATAGACACCTTCGAGCGGGAGGATCTGGACTACGTGATCGTCAACGCCGCCGGGTGCGGCTCGACGATGAAGGAGTACGGCCACCTGCTGCGCGACGACCCGGAGTACGCCGGGCGGGCCGAGAGGTTCTCCTCGCGGGTGCGGGACATCTCCGAGTTCCTCGCCGAGCTCGGACCCCGGGCGGAGCGCCACCCGCTGCCGGTGGCGGCGGCCTACCACGACGCCTGCCACCTCGCCCACGCCCAGGGCGTCCGCGCCCAGCCGCGGCGGGTGCTGGGCCAGATACCGGGGCTGGAGCTGCGCGAGATCCGGGAGGCCGAGATCTGCTGCGGCTCGGCCGGCATCTACAACATGGTCGAGCCGGGCCCCGCCGCCGAGCTCGGCGAGCGCAAGGCAAAGAACGTGCTGGAGACCGGGGCCCGGCTTCTTATCACCTCCAACCCCGGCTGCACCCTCCAGATCCAGGCCAGCCTCAGGAGGCTGGGCCGCGAGATGCCCGTCGCCCACCCGGCCGAGGTGCTCGACGCCTCTCTCCGGGGGGAGCCGGTGGAGAGGCTGGTGGGGGACGCCCCGTGA
- a CDS encoding FAD-binding oxidoreductase, producing the protein MKTGRIPAQEELRRIAGAEHVREAAPEDAVDGVRPSLVVEPGSVEEVGAVMRVAHREGLAVVVRGGGTKLGWGNPPAAADLILSTARLDGVLEHAAGDLVLRVQAGVRLDELQERLAGAGQMLAIDPPQRGATVGGVIAANAYGPRRYRYGTIRDLIIGIKVVLADGTVAKAGGKVVKNVAGYDLSKLFTGSLGTLGVIVEANFRLHPVPKAARTVAVEPESPRAARDAAQAIMHSQVEATAVELHWGGDGERLLSVLVESIPEGVEAKREAAAFLLRPFGEVRDLGEGEAAELGPVPVPGGSGGEVVARISAPPAELGDVLESLLRAAERRGVGVRVRGHAATGITYAGLRGGEEEIASLVGELREIRARRGGSVVLLGAPPGLERRVDAWGPGGDYLALARRVKEKFDPRGILSPGRFIGGI; encoded by the coding sequence ATGAAGACCGGGAGGATCCCCGCGCAGGAGGAGCTGCGGCGGATAGCCGGCGCGGAGCACGTGCGCGAGGCCGCCCCGGAGGACGCCGTGGACGGCGTGCGGCCCTCCCTCGTCGTGGAGCCCGGCTCCGTCGAGGAGGTCGGCGCCGTCATGCGGGTCGCCCACCGCGAGGGCCTCGCCGTCGTCGTGCGCGGCGGCGGCACCAAGCTCGGGTGGGGCAACCCGCCCGCCGCGGCCGACCTGATCCTGAGCACCGCCCGCCTCGATGGGGTGCTGGAGCACGCCGCTGGGGACCTGGTGCTGCGGGTCCAGGCCGGGGTGCGGCTCGACGAGCTGCAGGAGCGGCTCGCCGGGGCCGGGCAGATGCTCGCCATAGACCCGCCCCAGCGGGGCGCCACCGTCGGCGGGGTCATCGCGGCCAACGCCTACGGGCCCCGGCGCTACCGCTACGGCACCATCCGCGACCTCATCATCGGGATAAAGGTCGTGCTCGCCGACGGGACCGTCGCCAAGGCCGGCGGCAAGGTCGTGAAGAACGTCGCCGGCTACGACCTCTCCAAGCTCTTCACCGGCTCGCTGGGCACGCTGGGCGTGATCGTCGAGGCCAACTTCCGGCTGCACCCGGTCCCTAAGGCCGCCCGGACGGTGGCGGTGGAGCCCGAGAGCCCCCGCGCCGCCCGCGACGCCGCCCAGGCCATCATGCACTCCCAGGTCGAGGCGACCGCCGTCGAGCTGCACTGGGGCGGCGACGGGGAGCGCCTCCTCTCGGTGCTCGTGGAGAGCATCCCCGAGGGCGTGGAGGCCAAGCGCGAGGCCGCGGCGTTCCTGCTCCGGCCCTTCGGGGAGGTCCGCGACCTCGGCGAGGGGGAGGCCGCCGAGCTCGGGCCGGTGCCGGTGCCCGGGGGGAGCGGCGGGGAGGTGGTTGCCAGGATCTCCGCGCCCCCGGCGGAGCTCGGGGACGTCCTGGAGTCGCTGCTCCGGGCGGCCGAGCGGCGGGGGGTGGGGGTGCGCGTGCGGGGGCACGCGGCCACCGGCATCACCTACGCCGGGCTGCGCGGCGGGGAGGAGGAGATCGCCTCGCTCGTCGGGGAGCTGCGGGAGATCCGGGCCCGCCGCGGCGGCAGCGTGGTCCTGCTCGGCGCCCCGCCGGGGCTCGAGCGCCGGGTGGACGCGTGGGGCCCGGGAGGGGACTACCTCGCCCTCGCCCGGCGGGTGAAGGAGAAGTTCGACCCCCGGGGCATCCTCAGCCCCGGCCGGTTTATAGGAGGGATCTGA